Proteins encoded together in one Deferribacterota bacterium window:
- the truA gene encoding tRNA pseudouridine(38-40) synthase TruA — translation MLYNKKCVVEYNGSNFYGWQVQKNARTVQYVLEQVLERIYKRKIKIFGAGRTDSGVHAEGQVFNFKNEKYIENDNLLAGLNSLLPNDVVIKSVEDVMLNFHAQYDAKSKVYNYKIYNNKIRSALLYDRVWWVKSELSLNLLEYLFKKFIGKRDFKYFCKGSKFYRSTEREIYMIEIYMKDKIINIDIEASGFLRKMVRLIVGSVVKTAAGDKNTNNLQKAIYAAPSQGLYLKKVVY, via the coding sequence TTGTTGTATAATAAGAAATGTGTTGTAGAGTATAATGGGAGTAATTTTTATGGTTGGCAAGTGCAGAAAAATGCAAGAACAGTACAATATGTATTAGAGCAAGTATTGGAGAGAATATACAAAAGGAAGATAAAAATATTTGGCGCAGGAAGGACTGACAGTGGGGTTCATGCAGAAGGGCAGGTCTTTAATTTTAAAAATGAAAAATATATAGAAAATGACAATCTTCTAGCTGGTTTGAATTCACTACTGCCTAATGATGTTGTTATAAAAAGTGTTGAGGATGTTATGCTAAATTTTCATGCTCAATATGATGCAAAATCTAAGGTATATAATTATAAAATTTATAATAATAAGATAAGGTCAGCCCTTTTATATGATAGAGTATGGTGGGTTAAAAGTGAATTGTCATTGAACTTGTTAGAATATTTGTTTAAAAAATTTATAGGTAAAAGAGATTTTAAGTATTTTTGTAAGGGTAGTAAATTTTATAGGAGCACTGAAAGAGAGATATACATGATAGAGATTTATATGAAAGATAAGATTATTAATATAGATATTGAGGCTAGTGGATTTTTAAGAAAAATGGTCAGGCTCATTGTAGGATCTGTTGTTAAAACAGCTGCAGGGGATAAAAACACTAATAACTTGCAAAAAGCTATTTACGCAGCACCATCACAGGGTTTATATCTAAAAAAAGTAGTATATTGA